The following are encoded together in the Silurus meridionalis isolate SWU-2019-XX chromosome 2, ASM1480568v1, whole genome shotgun sequence genome:
- the hand2 gene encoding heart- and neural crest derivatives-expressed protein 2, whose product MSLVGGFPHHPVVHHDGYTSSFAAAAAAAAAASRCHEESPYFHGWLIGHADMSPPADYGMAPSSYSPEYAANNAAGGVCAPGPGLEHGPYGAGGAGGLVPGMMVVPRTVKRRPTANRKERRRTQSINSAFAELRECIPNVPADTKLSKIKTLRLATSYIAYLMDILDKHEQHGGGETEAFKAEFRKADSKEERRKKETNEVLKCSGSSNDKKPKGRTGWPQHVWALELKQ is encoded by the exons ATGAGTTTGGTCGGGGGTTTTCCTCACCACCCGGTCGTGCACCATGACGGCTACACGTCCTCGTtcgcggcggcggcggcggccgCGGCGGCTGCAAGCCGCTGCCACGAGGAGAGCCCGTACTTCCACGGCTGGCTGATCGGGCACGCGGACATGTCCCCGCCGGCGGACTACGGCATGGCGCCTTCGTCCTACAGCCCCGAGTACGCCGCGAACAACGCCGCCGGAGGCGTGTGCGCGCCCGGTCCTGGCTTGGAGCACGGCCCCTATGGAGCGGGCGGCGCAGGAGGACTCGTCCCGGGCATGATGGTGGTGCCGCGCACCGTGAAGCGGAGGCCCACGGCGAACCGCAAGGAGAGACGCCGGACGCAGAGCATCAACAGCGCGTTCGCCGAGCTGCGCGAGTGCATCCCGAACGTGCCCGCGGACACCAAGCTGTCCAAGATCAAAACGCTGCGCCTCGCCACCAGCTACATCGCCTACCTCATGGACATCCTAGACAAGCACGAGCAGCACGGCGGCGGCGAGACGGAGGCCTTCAAGGCCGAGTTCAGGAAGGCGGACTccaaggaggagaggaggaagaaagaaacG AATGAAGTTTTGAAATGTTCAGGGAGCAGCAATGACAAGAAACCCAAAGGGAGAACTGGTTGGCCGCAACACGTCTGGGCTTTGGAACTGAAACAGTGA